The following proteins are co-located in the Citrobacter freundii ATCC 8090 = MTCC 1658 = NBRC 12681 genome:
- the fetA gene encoding iron efflux ABC transporter ATP-binding subunit FetA, with translation MEESSILLQLKNVAWQAGETQVLNNICFDLRAGEFKLITGQSGCGKSTLLKIVASLMSPTAGEILFEGKEINTLKPETYRQQVSYCAQTPALFGDTVYDNLIFPWQIRNKRPEPDAFLSDLARFDLPETILRKSINELSGGEKQRVSLIRNLQFLPKILLLDEITSALDEANKRNVNELIHHYVRDKNIAVLWVTHDKDEITHADNVITLQPHAGEMQEARNERA, from the coding sequence ATGGAAGAAAGCAGTATTTTGCTTCAGTTAAAAAATGTCGCATGGCAGGCAGGTGAGACGCAGGTTCTCAATAACATCTGTTTTGATCTCCGCGCCGGAGAATTTAAGTTGATTACCGGCCAGTCCGGCTGTGGGAAAAGTACGTTACTCAAGATTGTGGCGTCATTAATGAGTCCGACTGCCGGTGAAATTCTCTTTGAAGGCAAGGAGATCAATACCCTCAAGCCGGAAACGTATCGCCAGCAGGTCTCCTATTGTGCGCAAACGCCTGCTTTGTTTGGTGACACCGTTTACGACAACCTCATTTTCCCCTGGCAAATCCGTAACAAACGTCCGGAGCCGGATGCGTTTCTGAGCGATCTGGCCCGTTTTGATCTCCCCGAGACGATCCTCAGAAAAAGCATCAATGAGCTGTCCGGTGGCGAGAAGCAGCGCGTCTCGCTAATTCGTAATTTGCAGTTTCTGCCCAAAATTCTGCTGCTTGATGAAATCACCAGCGCGCTGGATGAGGCTAATAAACGTAATGTGAACGAATTAATTCACCACTATGTTCGCGATAAGAATATTGCGGTGCTGTGGGTGACGCACGACAAAGATGAAATTACGCATGCGGATAATGTCATAACCCTTCAACCGCACGCCGGAGAAATGCAGGAAGCACGCAATGAACGAGCATAA
- the fetB gene encoding iron efflux ABC transporter permease subunit FetB, whose protein sequence is MNEHNITNESLALAMMLVVVAILISHKEKLALEKDILWSVCRAVVQLIIVGYVLKYIFGVNHSILTLLMVLFICFNAAYNAQKRSKYIDKAFLSSFIAITVGAGLTLAVLVLSGSIEFTPMQVIPISGMIAGNAMVAVGLCYNNLGQRFNSEQQQIQEKLSLGATPKVASAPLIRDSIRASLIPTIDSAKTVGLVSLPGMMSGLIFAGIDPVKAIKYQIMVTFMLLSTASLSTIIACYLTYRKFYNSRHQLVVTHLKKT, encoded by the coding sequence ATGAACGAGCATAATATTACCAATGAGTCCCTGGCATTAGCGATGATGCTGGTGGTGGTGGCGATCCTGATTAGCCACAAAGAAAAACTGGCGCTGGAGAAAGATATTCTCTGGAGCGTTTGCCGGGCAGTGGTTCAGCTGATTATCGTCGGCTATGTGCTGAAATATATTTTTGGCGTTAACCACAGTATTCTGACCTTACTGATGGTGCTGTTTATCTGCTTTAACGCGGCTTATAACGCACAAAAGCGCAGTAAATATATTGATAAAGCTTTCCTCTCGTCGTTTATCGCTATCACGGTGGGGGCGGGGCTAACGCTGGCGGTGCTGGTTTTGTCTGGCTCTATCGAGTTCACGCCGATGCAGGTCATCCCGATCTCCGGCATGATTGCAGGCAATGCGATGGTGGCAGTGGGGCTGTGTTACAACAATCTGGGACAGCGGTTTAACAGCGAACAGCAGCAAATTCAGGAAAAACTTAGCCTCGGCGCGACGCCGAAAGTGGCCTCTGCGCCGCTGATTCGCGACAGCATTCGCGCCTCGTTGATCCCAACGATCGACTCTGCAAAAACGGTAGGGCTGGTGAGTTTACCGGGGATGATGTCCGGGTTGATCTTCGCGGGTATTGATCCAGTAAAAGCGATTAAGTATCAGATTATGGTGACGTTTATGCTGCTTTCTACCGCCAGCCTGTCGACCATTATTGCCTGCTACCTGACTTATCGGAAGTTCTATAATTCGCGCCACCAATTAGTCGTAACGCATTTGAAGAAGACGTGA
- a CDS encoding co-chaperone YbbN: MSTQNIVNINESNLQQTLEQSMTTPVLFYFWSERSQHCLQLTPVLESLAAQYNGQFILAKLDCDAEQMIASQFGLRAIPTVYMFQNGQPVDGFQGPQPEEVIRALLEKVLPSEEELKARQAIEFIEAGNHADALPLLKEAWQISNQSSEIGLLLAETQIALNRSDDAEAVLKTIPLQDQDTRYQGLVAQIELLKQAADTPEIQQLQQQVASNPQDAALATQLAIQLHQVGRNEESLELLFSHLKKDLTAADGQARKTFQEILAALGTGDALASKYRRQLYALLY, encoded by the coding sequence ATGTCCACACAGAATATTGTTAACATTAACGAATCGAACCTGCAGCAGACCCTTGAACAGTCGATGACCACGCCGGTCCTGTTCTATTTTTGGTCTGAGCGCAGCCAGCACTGCCTGCAATTGACGCCGGTACTGGAGAGCCTTGCCGCCCAGTACAACGGTCAGTTTATTCTCGCCAAGCTCGACTGCGACGCCGAGCAGATGATCGCTTCTCAGTTTGGCCTGCGCGCCATCCCTACGGTTTATATGTTTCAGAACGGTCAGCCAGTGGACGGATTCCAGGGCCCGCAGCCGGAAGAGGTTATCCGCGCACTGCTGGAAAAAGTGTTGCCGAGCGAAGAAGAGCTGAAAGCGCGTCAGGCTATCGAATTCATCGAAGCCGGTAATCACGCGGATGCACTGCCGCTGCTGAAAGAAGCCTGGCAGATCTCCAACCAGAGCAGCGAAATTGGCCTGCTGCTGGCGGAAACGCAAATCGCCCTCAATCGTTCTGACGATGCCGAAGCGGTGCTGAAAACCATTCCGTTGCAGGATCAGGATACCCGCTATCAGGGACTGGTGGCGCAGATAGAACTGCTGAAGCAGGCGGCGGATACGCCGGAAATCCAACAGCTGCAGCAGCAAGTCGCCAGCAATCCGCAGGATGCGGCGCTGGCAACTCAACTAGCCATCCAGTTACATCAGGTCGGACGTAACGAGGAATCACTGGAACTGCTGTTCAGCCACCTGAAGAAAGATCTCACTGCTGCCGACGGTCAGGCACGTAAGACCTTCCAGGAGATCCTTGCCGCACTCGGAACCGGCGATGCGCTGGCCTCAAAATACCGCCGCCAACTGTACGCACTGTTGTACTAA
- a CDS encoding SDR family oxidoreductase, whose amino-acid sequence MQKSVLITGCSSGIGLESALELKRQGFQILAGCRKPDDVARMNSMGFTGVLLDLDSPESVDRAADEVIALTDNRLYGIFNNAGYGVYGPLPTISREQMEQQFSANFFGAHQLTMRLLPAMLPHGEGRIVMTSSVMGLISTPGRGAYAASKYALEAWSDALRMELRHSGIKVSLIEPGPIRTRFTENVNQTQSDAPVENPGIAARFTLGPEAVVAKVRHAFESDKPKLRYPVTLVTWAVMLLKRLLPGRIMDKILQG is encoded by the coding sequence ATGCAAAAATCGGTCTTAATAACAGGATGTTCCAGCGGAATCGGTCTGGAAAGCGCGCTTGAACTAAAGCGCCAGGGTTTTCAAATTCTGGCAGGCTGTCGCAAACCTGACGATGTCGCGCGTATGAACAGTATGGGATTCACTGGCGTATTGCTGGATCTGGATTCACCCGAAAGCGTGGATCGTGCCGCCGATGAAGTGATCGCCCTGACCGATAATCGTTTATATGGGATCTTTAACAACGCCGGATACGGTGTCTATGGTCCCCTGCCCACCATCAGCCGTGAACAGATGGAACAGCAATTTTCCGCCAACTTCTTTGGCGCACATCAGCTTACCATGCGCCTGTTGCCCGCTATGCTCCCTCACGGCGAAGGACGTATCGTGATGACTTCATCGGTGATGGGATTGATCTCAACGCCGGGACGCGGCGCCTATGCCGCCAGCAAATATGCGCTGGAAGCCTGGTCCGACGCGCTGCGTATGGAACTGCGCCACAGCGGCATTAAGGTCAGCCTGATTGAGCCCGGCCCCATCCGTACCCGCTTTACCGAAAACGTCAACCAGACCCAGAGCGATGCTCCCGTGGAAAACCCCGGCATTGCCGCGCGTTTTACGCTGGGACCAGAAGCGGTTGTCGCCAAAGTACGTCATGCATTTGAGAGCGATAAACCAAAGCTACGTTATCCGGTTACGCTGGTGACCTGGGCAGTGATGCTACTTAAACGCCTGTTGCCAGGCCGCATAATGGACAAAATTTTACAGGGTTGA
- the tesA gene encoding multifunctional acyl-CoA thioesterase I/protease I/lysophospholipase L1 — MMNFNNVFRWHWPFLFLVLLTFRAAAADTLLILGDSLSAGYRMSASAAWPALLNDKWQTKTPVVNASISGDTSQQGLARLPALLKQHQPRWVLVELGGNDGLRGFAPAQTEQTLRTILQDVKAANAEPLLMQIRLPANYGRRYNETFSAIYPKLAKEFDIPLLPFFMEEVYLKPQWMQDDGIHPNRDAQPFIADWMAQHLTPLVNHDS, encoded by the coding sequence ATGATGAACTTCAACAATGTTTTCCGCTGGCATTGGCCTTTCCTGTTCCTGGTCCTGTTAACTTTCCGCGCCGCCGCTGCGGACACGTTATTAATTCTGGGTGACAGCCTGAGCGCCGGATACCGTATGTCCGCCAGCGCCGCGTGGCCTGCGCTACTTAATGATAAATGGCAAACCAAAACGCCAGTGGTGAATGCCAGCATTAGCGGCGACACCTCGCAGCAAGGTCTGGCCCGTCTGCCTGCATTACTCAAGCAGCACCAGCCGCGCTGGGTGCTGGTCGAACTTGGCGGTAACGATGGCCTGCGCGGCTTTGCGCCTGCGCAAACCGAACAAACCCTGCGCACGATTCTGCAGGATGTGAAAGCGGCAAATGCCGAACCGCTGCTGATGCAAATTCGTCTGCCAGCAAACTATGGTCGCCGTTATAATGAAACCTTTAGCGCGATTTATCCAAAGCTCGCCAAAGAGTTTGATATTCCTCTGCTGCCATTTTTTATGGAAGAGGTTTATCTGAAACCCCAGTGGATGCAGGATGATGGTATTCATCCTAACCGTGACGCTCAGCCGTTTATTGCCGACTGGATGGCGCAACATCTCACCCCTCTAGTAAATCACGACTCATAA
- the ybbA gene encoding putative ABC transporter ATP-binding protein YbbA — protein MPAENIVEVHHLKKSVGQGDQELSILTGVELVVKRAETIALIGESGSGKSTLLAILAGLDDGSSGEVSLVGQALHTMDEEARAQLRARHVGFVFQSFMLIPTLNALENVELPALLRGENSGKSRDGAKTLLEQLGLGKRLDHLPAQLSGGEQQRVALARAFNGRPDVLFADEPTGNLDRQTGDKIADLLFSLNREHGTTLILVTHDPQLAARCDRRLRLVNGQLQEEA, from the coding sequence ATGCCAGCGGAAAACATTGTTGAAGTTCATCATCTTAAGAAATCCGTCGGTCAGGGTGATCAAGAGCTATCCATCCTTACCGGAGTTGAACTGGTTGTCAAACGCGCCGAGACCATTGCGTTGATTGGCGAGTCGGGATCGGGGAAATCCACGCTGCTGGCGATCCTCGCCGGGCTGGACGATGGCTCCAGCGGTGAAGTCAGCCTGGTGGGGCAGGCGCTGCACACTATGGACGAAGAAGCCCGGGCGCAGCTGCGGGCGCGGCACGTGGGTTTTGTCTTCCAGTCATTCATGTTAATTCCAACCCTCAACGCGCTGGAAAACGTCGAACTACCCGCGCTGCTACGCGGCGAAAATAGCGGAAAAAGTCGTGACGGGGCAAAAACGCTGCTGGAGCAACTGGGGTTGGGAAAACGTCTTGATCATCTTCCGGCCCAGCTTTCCGGCGGGGAGCAGCAACGCGTAGCGCTGGCACGGGCGTTTAACGGACGCCCTGACGTGCTGTTTGCCGATGAACCAACGGGCAATCTGGACCGCCAGACCGGAGACAAAATCGCCGACCTGCTGTTTTCTCTGAACCGGGAACACGGTACCACCCTGATTCTGGTGACCCATGACCCGCAGCTGGCGGCGCGTTGCGATAGGCGTTTACGCCTGGTGAACGGACAGTTGCAGGAGGAGGCATGA
- the ybbP gene encoding putative ABC transporter permease subunit YbbP — translation MIARWFWREWRSPSLLIVWLALSLAVACVLALGNISDRMEKGLSQQSREFMAGDRSLQSSRAVPKAWIDEARQRGLKVGEQLTFATMTFARDTPQLANVKAVDDVYPMYGTLQTNPPGLKPQPGSVLLAPRLMALLNLKIGDSIDVGDATLRIAGEVVQEPDSGFNPFQIAPRLMMNMADVEKTAAVQPGSRVTWRYKFGGTPQQLEAYEKWLLPQLKPEQRWYGLEQDEGALGKSLERSQQFLLLSALLTLLLAVAAVAVAMNHYCRSRYDLVAILKTLGAGRAQLRKLIIGQWLMVLTLSGVTGGLFGLLFERVLVVLLKPVLPGELPPASLWPWLWALGTMTVISLLVGLRPYRLLLATQPLRVLRRDVVANVWPLKVYLPVATIVVVALLAGLMGGSMLLWAVLAGAVVLALLCGVLGWMLLNLLRGLTLTSLPLRLAVSRLLRQPWSTLSQLSAFSLSFMLLALLLVLRGDLLDRWQQQMPPESPNYFLINIATEQVAPLKVFLAEHQVIPESFYPIVRARLTAINEKSTEGNQDEALNRELNLTWQDTRPDHNPIVAGSWPPKAGEVSMEEGLTKRLNVKLGDRVTFMGDTQDFSATVSSLRKVDWESLRPNFFFIFPSGALDAQPQSWLTSFRWENGNGMLTQLNREFPTISLLDIGAILKQVSQVLEQVSRALEVMVVLVTACGMLLLLAQVQVGMRQRHQELVVWRTLGAGKKLLRTTLWCEFAMLGMVAGLVAAIGAETALAVLQTRVFDFPWEPDWRLWVVLPLCGALLLSLCGGWLGSRLFKGKALFRQFSS, via the coding sequence ATGATTGCACGCTGGTTCTGGCGCGAATGGCGCTCGCCTTCATTACTGATTGTCTGGCTGGCGTTAAGCCTGGCGGTGGCCTGTGTACTGGCGCTTGGCAATATCAGCGATCGCATGGAAAAAGGGTTGAGCCAGCAAAGTCGTGAGTTTATGGCGGGCGATCGGTCGCTGCAAAGTTCGCGCGCCGTACCGAAAGCGTGGATTGACGAGGCGCGACAGCGTGGTCTGAAGGTGGGTGAACAGCTCACCTTTGCCACCATGACCTTTGCCCGGGATACGCCGCAACTGGCGAACGTCAAAGCAGTGGATGATGTGTATCCGATGTACGGCACGCTGCAAACCAATCCGCCGGGGCTGAAACCGCAGCCGGGCTCAGTGCTGTTGGCCCCGCGTCTGATGGCGCTACTCAACTTAAAAATCGGTGATTCCATCGACGTTGGCGATGCCACCCTGCGCATCGCCGGAGAAGTGGTGCAGGAACCGGATTCCGGTTTTAATCCCTTCCAGATAGCGCCGCGCCTGATGATGAACATGGCGGATGTCGAAAAAACGGCGGCGGTCCAGCCGGGAAGCCGTGTGACCTGGCGCTATAAATTTGGCGGTACGCCACAGCAACTGGAAGCCTATGAAAAATGGCTGCTTCCGCAGTTAAAGCCGGAACAGCGTTGGTATGGGCTGGAGCAGGATGAAGGGGCGTTGGGGAAATCACTGGAGCGTTCGCAACAGTTCCTGCTGCTGTCGGCACTGTTAACGCTACTGCTGGCGGTTGCTGCCGTTGCCGTGGCGATGAATCATTACTGTCGCAGTCGTTACGATTTGGTGGCGATATTAAAAACGCTCGGCGCGGGCAGGGCGCAACTGCGCAAGCTGATTATCGGCCAGTGGCTGATGGTGCTGACGCTTTCTGGCGTGACCGGCGGGCTGTTCGGGCTGTTATTTGAGCGGGTGCTGGTTGTATTACTGAAGCCAGTTCTGCCCGGTGAGCTGCCGCCCGCCAGCCTGTGGCCGTGGCTGTGGGCACTCGGTACGATGACCGTCATTTCTCTGCTGGTGGGGCTACGCCCTTATCGCTTGCTGCTGGCGACGCAGCCGCTGCGGGTACTGCGTCGCGACGTGGTGGCAAACGTCTGGCCGCTTAAGGTCTATCTGCCCGTAGCAACGATAGTTGTGGTTGCGCTGCTGGCCGGATTGATGGGCGGAAGTATGCTGCTGTGGGCGGTACTGGCCGGGGCGGTGGTGCTGGCGCTGCTGTGCGGCGTGTTGGGCTGGATGTTGCTTAACCTGCTGCGTGGTCTGACGCTGACCTCGCTGCCGCTGCGTTTGGCGGTCAGCCGGCTGTTGCGCCAGCCGTGGTCAACGCTGAGCCAGCTGTCGGCATTTTCGCTGTCCTTTATGCTGCTGGCGCTGTTGCTGGTGCTGCGCGGCGATCTCCTCGATCGCTGGCAGCAGCAAATGCCGCCGGAAAGTCCAAACTATTTTCTGATCAACATTGCCACCGAGCAGGTGGCTCCGCTGAAGGTTTTCCTTGCTGAGCATCAGGTGATCCCTGAGTCGTTCTACCCGATAGTGCGGGCGCGTCTGACGGCGATCAATGAGAAATCGACCGAAGGCAATCAGGATGAAGCGCTGAACCGCGAGCTTAATCTGACCTGGCAGGATACCCGCCCGGATCATAACCCGATCGTTGCCGGGAGCTGGCCGCCAAAAGCGGGCGAAGTGTCGATGGAAGAGGGGCTGACGAAACGGCTGAACGTTAAGCTTGGCGATCGGGTGACCTTTATGGGGGATACCCAGGATTTCAGCGCCACGGTCAGCAGTCTGCGCAAAGTGGACTGGGAAAGCCTGCGACCAAACTTTTTCTTTATCTTCCCTTCCGGCGCGCTGGATGCTCAGCCACAAAGCTGGTTAACCAGCTTTCGCTGGGAGAACGGCAACGGCATGCTGACGCAGCTTAACCGCGAATTCCCGACTATCAGCCTGCTGGATATTGGCGCTATTCTCAAACAGGTGAGTCAGGTGCTGGAGCAGGTGAGCCGCGCGCTGGAGGTGATGGTAGTGCTGGTCACCGCTTGCGGTATGTTGCTGCTATTGGCGCAGGTGCAGGTCGGGATGCGTCAGCGTCATCAGGAACTGGTGGTCTGGCGCACGCTGGGCGCGGGCAAGAAGCTGCTGCGTACCACGCTGTGGTGCGAGTTCGCCATGCTCGGGATGGTCGCCGGACTGGTGGCGGCCATCGGGGCGGAAACTGCGCTGGCGGTGCTGCAAACCCGCGTGTTTGATTTCCCCTGGGAGCCAGACTGGCGGCTGTGGGTTGTGTTGCCGCTTTGTGGGGCATTGCTGCTCTCTCTCTGTGGCGGATGGCTCGGTTCACGTCTTTTTAAAGGCAAAGCGCTGTTCCGTCAGTTCAGCAGTTAA
- a CDS encoding porin — MTIKKTALAVSIGAAVALTTFASQAEITVLKQDPQAGNPLSRLNFTVGGSIRPQFQNMAGDDGKNGYKRNGFDGGTRFRFAADYYLFDDISWVSYYELGVNFPAMFNWDNHYANGANDTTRRMLYTGLKSATWGTLTFGQQNSIYYDVVGAKTDIWDYDMIGQAPGNGINGDYDGSYRTRKSLKYKNTVGDVDLYASYLFSDDYNPNNGLRYKRKGGGSLGVDYHITDDLTWGTAWNYTRAEMRGNTSKTYDQNIVGTALSWKPDNWTFSLGGGWYQNFMTTKKVSVNDYFAGDAWGLEYFAGYTFPVGQYALKSVQPYFMGDRIEYVNGRNYLRTDNGVGISFQLDYGFRVDYEHVFTSSTDNLGDMNLVRLRYDF, encoded by the coding sequence ATGACTATAAAAAAAACGGCGCTGGCGGTATCGATCGGCGCAGCAGTGGCATTAACGACTTTCGCCTCCCAGGCGGAAATCACGGTCCTGAAACAAGATCCGCAGGCGGGCAACCCGCTGAGCCGTCTTAATTTCACCGTCGGCGGGAGTATTCGTCCGCAGTTCCAGAATATGGCCGGTGACGATGGTAAGAATGGCTACAAACGTAATGGCTTCGACGGTGGAACGCGTTTCCGCTTCGCTGCTGACTACTATCTGTTTGATGACATCAGTTGGGTGAGCTATTACGAGCTGGGCGTTAACTTCCCGGCGATGTTCAACTGGGACAATCACTATGCTAACGGCGCCAACGATACTACGCGTCGTATGCTGTACACCGGTCTGAAGAGCGCGACCTGGGGTACGCTGACCTTCGGTCAACAGAACAGCATTTACTATGATGTGGTGGGCGCGAAAACGGATATCTGGGACTACGACATGATCGGCCAGGCGCCAGGTAACGGTATCAATGGCGACTACGACGGTTCCTATCGTACACGTAAGTCACTGAAGTATAAAAATACGGTAGGCGATGTTGATCTTTACGCGTCTTATCTGTTCAGCGATGACTACAACCCGAACAACGGTTTGCGCTACAAACGTAAAGGCGGCGGCTCCCTGGGTGTGGATTATCACATCACCGATGACCTGACCTGGGGTACGGCGTGGAACTACACCCGCGCGGAAATGCGTGGCAACACCAGCAAAACCTACGATCAAAACATCGTCGGTACTGCGCTGAGCTGGAAACCGGACAACTGGACTTTCTCGCTGGGCGGCGGTTGGTATCAAAACTTCATGACAACCAAAAAAGTCTCTGTTAATGACTATTTTGCCGGTGACGCCTGGGGTCTGGAATACTTTGCGGGATATACCTTCCCGGTTGGCCAGTATGCGCTGAAATCCGTGCAGCCATACTTTATGGGCGATCGTATTGAATACGTGAATGGCCGTAACTACCTGCGTACCGACAACGGTGTGGGTATCAGCTTCCAGCTGGATTACGGTTTCCGTGTGGATTACGAACACGTCTTCACCTCCAGCACCGACAATCTGGGCGACATGAACCTGGTGCGTCTGCGTTACGACTTCTAA
- a CDS encoding MetQ/NlpA family ABC transporter substrate-binding protein encodes MGLRQSLRVATGALLLACGLQFAHANSDPHTIVFGVAPGPYGDMVKQAIAPTLKEKGYKVVVREFSDYVQPNMALSNGSIDANLFQHSLYFDKFTADKGLKLSKLIVVPTAGMGFYSHKIKSLDELKKGDVITLSNDPTNLARGLRFLQSIGLITIKDNIDPTKASERDIASNPKGLVFKPLEAAQLPRTLDGVTGALVNGNFAVAAKLDLASAIKQEHLDENLKNIIAVRSEDADKPFAKDIVEAVKSPAYRAVIDDPQNIYSAFQKPEWMSVAQ; translated from the coding sequence ATGGGATTGCGTCAGAGTTTACGCGTCGCGACCGGGGCGCTGTTACTGGCCTGTGGATTACAATTTGCTCATGCGAACAGTGATCCGCACACCATCGTATTTGGCGTCGCACCTGGGCCGTACGGCGATATGGTAAAACAAGCCATTGCCCCTACGCTGAAAGAGAAAGGCTATAAGGTAGTAGTACGCGAATTCAGCGACTACGTGCAGCCTAACATGGCGCTCTCCAATGGCAGCATCGATGCTAACCTGTTCCAGCATTCACTCTACTTTGACAAATTCACCGCCGATAAAGGCCTGAAACTGAGCAAGCTGATTGTGGTCCCGACGGCCGGGATGGGTTTTTACTCACATAAAATCAAAAGCCTGGATGAATTGAAAAAAGGGGATGTGATCACGCTTTCCAACGATCCCACCAACCTGGCTCGCGGTCTGCGTTTCCTGCAGTCTATTGGCCTTATCACCATCAAAGATAACATCGATCCAACTAAAGCCTCCGAGCGCGATATTGCCAGCAACCCGAAAGGGCTGGTGTTTAAACCGCTGGAAGCGGCACAGCTGCCGCGTACGCTGGACGGTGTGACCGGTGCGCTGGTCAACGGCAACTTTGCCGTAGCGGCAAAACTGGATCTCGCCAGCGCCATCAAGCAGGAACACCTGGACGAAAATCTGAAAAATATCATCGCGGTACGCAGTGAAGATGCGGATAAACCATTTGCGAAAGATATTGTCGAGGCGGTGAAATCTCCGGCGTATCGTGCGGTGATCGACGATCCGCAAAATATCTACAGCGCCTTCCAGAAACCGGAATGGATGTCGGTAGCCCAATAA
- the sfbB gene encoding virulence-associated ABC transporter ATP-binding protein SfbB encodes MIEIEKVCVDFSAGRGASTRAVDDVSLRIGAGEIFGIVGTSGAGKSTLLRTLNALTRPSQGSVKVNGVEISALEGAHLRKARQRIGMIFQHFNLMHTRTVAQNVAFSLKAAGWERSKIGPRVSEILSLVGLSDKANRFPVQLSGGQKQRVGIARAIANHPDVLLCDEPTSALDLETSATILALLKQINQQLGITIVLITHEMNVIKSICDRVAVMSGGKVVESGEVFDVFAHPQHAFTQQLVSHTLNLTLPERLRQHLPGQLLKILFIGDSAEQPVLSEVAVKFGVAVNILHGKIEYIGERALGILVVQLTAPHNPSAVDVAVEHIRQRTAQVEVIRG; translated from the coding sequence ATGATTGAGATTGAGAAAGTTTGCGTGGATTTTAGCGCAGGCCGTGGAGCATCAACCCGGGCGGTTGATGACGTTAGCTTGCGCATTGGCGCAGGTGAGATATTTGGCATTGTCGGGACCAGCGGCGCGGGAAAAAGTACGCTGCTGCGCACCCTGAACGCCTTAACGCGTCCGAGCCAGGGAAGCGTTAAGGTGAACGGCGTAGAAATTTCCGCACTGGAAGGCGCGCATCTACGTAAAGCCCGTCAGCGTATCGGGATGATTTTTCAACATTTTAATCTGATGCATACCCGTACCGTGGCGCAAAACGTCGCCTTTAGCCTGAAGGCTGCCGGATGGGAACGCAGTAAAATTGGCCCGCGCGTGAGCGAAATTCTGTCGCTGGTGGGGCTGTCAGACAAGGCGAACCGCTTTCCGGTTCAGCTCAGCGGTGGGCAAAAGCAGCGTGTGGGTATTGCCCGCGCAATTGCCAATCACCCGGATGTGCTGCTGTGTGATGAACCCACTTCCGCGCTGGATCTCGAAACCTCGGCCACGATTCTGGCGTTGCTTAAGCAGATCAACCAACAGTTGGGGATCACGATCGTGCTGATCACCCATGAGATGAACGTAATCAAATCGATTTGCGATCGCGTGGCGGTGATGTCCGGTGGCAAGGTGGTGGAGTCTGGTGAGGTGTTTGATGTTTTTGCTCACCCGCAGCACGCTTTCACTCAGCAACTGGTGTCGCATACCCTCAATCTGACGCTACCTGAGCGTCTGCGCCAGCATCTGCCCGGCCAGTTGCTGAAAATTCTTTTTATCGGCGATTCGGCAGAACAGCCGGTGTTGTCAGAAGTGGCGGTTAAATTTGGCGTGGCGGTGAACATTCTGCACGGCAAAATTGAATATATCGGCGAACGTGCGCTGGGGATTCTGGTGGTGCAACTGACCGCGCCGCATAACCCTTCTGCGGTGGATGTCGCCGTGGAACATATTCGTCAACGTACTGCACAGGTGGAGGTGATTCGTGGATGA
- a CDS encoding methionine ABC transporter permease encodes MDDLLPDLTLAFNETFQMLSISTLLAIIGGLPLGFLIFVTDRHLFWQNRFVYLLSSVLVNIIRSVPFVILLVLLLPLTQFLLGNTIGPIAASVPLSVAAIAFYARLVDSALREVDKGIIEAAEAFGASPMRIICTVLLPEASAGLLRGLTITLVSLIGYSAMAGIVGGGGVGDLAIRFGYYRYETQVMIVTVVALIILVQVVQVLGDWLAKRADKRDRH; translated from the coding sequence GTGGATGATTTATTGCCTGATTTGACGCTGGCGTTTAATGAAACCTTCCAGATGCTGAGCATCTCTACGCTGTTGGCGATTATTGGCGGTCTGCCGCTCGGTTTTCTTATTTTCGTTACCGACCGGCATTTATTCTGGCAGAACCGTTTTGTGTATCTGCTCAGCTCCGTGCTGGTGAATATTATCCGCTCGGTGCCGTTTGTGATCCTGCTGGTTCTGTTGTTGCCGCTAACCCAGTTTTTGCTCGGCAATACCATTGGACCCATCGCGGCATCGGTCCCACTTTCGGTAGCAGCAATTGCTTTCTATGCCCGTCTGGTTGATAGCGCGCTACGTGAAGTCGATAAAGGCATTATCGAGGCGGCGGAAGCGTTTGGCGCCAGCCCGATGCGCATCATCTGCACCGTTCTGTTACCGGAGGCGAGCGCGGGTCTGCTGCGTGGGCTGACGATAACGCTGGTGAGTCTGATCGGTTACTCCGCAATGGCCGGTATCGTTGGCGGCGGTGGAGTCGGCGACCTGGCGATTCGCTTTGGTTATTACCGCTACGAAACCCAGGTCATGATCGTCACCGTGGTGGCGCTGATTATTCTGGTGCAGGTCGTTCAGGTGCTGGGCGACTGGTTGGCGAAACGCGCAGACAAGCGCGACAGACATTGA